A region from the Desulfomonilaceae bacterium genome encodes:
- a CDS encoding PTS fructose transporter subunit IIA, with translation MIGILILTHGELGVKFLDTARLIGLTSDEAVIALSIDPNSPSDSLRDLVSKAISKVNSGSGVLIMTDLFGGTPTNVSLSFLEEGRVEVVTGLNLPMLIKSVNSRDDFDLIGLAQLAADAGKENIYRASEVLRNRRSRGA, from the coding sequence ATGATCGGAATTCTGATATTGACTCATGGAGAACTCGGGGTTAAGTTCCTGGACACTGCCCGTCTGATAGGACTAACATCTGATGAGGCGGTTATCGCTTTATCCATAGATCCTAACAGTCCGTCGGATTCGCTTCGGGACTTGGTGTCTAAAGCCATCAGTAAAGTCAATTCCGGGTCGGGAGTTCTTATTATGACGGATCTTTTCGGAGGAACCCCTACAAACGTTTCATTGTCTTTTTTAGAAGAAGGTCGCGTGGAAGTGGTAACAGGATTGAATCTGCCAATGCTGATCAAGTCTGTAAACTCCAGGGATGATTTCGATTTGATCGGTCTGGCTCAACTTGCAGCGGACGCTGGCAAGGAAAACATCTACAGGGCTTCCGAGGTTCTCCGAAACCGAAGATCTCGTGGGGCCTGA
- the ubiE gene encoding bifunctional demethylmenaquinone methyltransferase/2-methoxy-6-polyprenyl-1,4-benzoquinol methylase UbiE: MKSKPLKRWTPDERISAVKSIFNTITPHYDLLNRIMSGRRDVAWRKFAVERIPDNARKILDVATGTGDLAIAIAESSLDIEVVGVDFVEKMMRLAQKKTKAKRLDQKIDYSAADATRLPFNSNEFDSATIAFGLRNIPDRLSALKEMGRVVKKGGKVIALEMTFPKNLRLKNFFKWYLNNMIPILGGIISGNRAAYRYLPDSIQDFLTPDELSDLFESAGFTSINKFPLTFGLTYLHEGTVE; this comes from the coding sequence ATGAAATCTAAGCCACTCAAAAGGTGGACACCGGATGAACGAATATCAGCCGTCAAGAGCATATTTAACACGATTACACCCCACTATGACCTGCTCAACAGGATCATGTCCGGACGCAGAGACGTAGCCTGGAGAAAATTCGCGGTGGAAAGGATCCCCGACAACGCGCGGAAAATACTGGATGTGGCCACGGGCACAGGGGACCTTGCGATCGCAATCGCAGAAAGCAGTCTCGACATTGAGGTGGTCGGAGTGGACTTTGTAGAAAAAATGATGAGGCTGGCGCAAAAAAAGACAAAAGCCAAAAGGCTTGACCAAAAAATAGACTACTCAGCCGCAGACGCGACAAGGTTGCCATTTAACTCAAATGAGTTCGACAGCGCGACTATAGCTTTCGGACTTCGCAACATCCCGGATCGATTGTCAGCCTTGAAGGAGATGGGACGCGTTGTGAAAAAGGGTGGGAAGGTCATAGCCCTTGAAATGACGTTCCCCAAAAATCTACGCCTGAAAAATTTTTTTAAGTGGTATCTCAACAACATGATACCAATCCTTGGTGGAATAATATCTGGAAACAGGGCCGCGTACAGATACTTACCGGACTCTATTCAGGATTTCCTGACTCCCGACGAGTTGAGCGATCTATTTGAATCCGCTGGTTTTACGTCAATCAATAAATTTCCCCTGACATTTGGATTAACATATTTACACGAAGGTACAGTCGAATGA
- a CDS encoding ABC transporter ATP-binding protein has product MNFYPELAFLDRVSKTYDTDIGPTEALSEISFTLGTSETVAIVGPSGCGKSTLLLVLAGLEKPTGGSVFFKGRKLDGPPREAALVLQDYGLFPWKTVRQNIELGLKIRKEPVNERRLHELLNELDISSKIDDYPQRLSGGQKQRVALARAFILNPALLLLDEPFAALDTLNRERLQGLLAQAWRRRGFSMILVTHNIEEAARLGKRIIVMRDSPGAISNIIVNPGACDKDYHGSEQFYHVCDNVRRKLEGVA; this is encoded by the coding sequence GTGAATTTCTACCCTGAACTTGCTTTTCTAGACCGGGTAAGCAAGACGTACGATACGGACATAGGTCCTACAGAAGCGCTTTCCGAAATCAGTTTCACTCTTGGAACCTCGGAGACTGTAGCTATCGTTGGACCTTCAGGGTGTGGAAAATCGACGCTGCTATTAGTTCTGGCCGGGTTGGAAAAACCTACAGGCGGTTCAGTCTTTTTCAAAGGGAGGAAGTTGGATGGTCCCCCGAGGGAGGCCGCTTTGGTGCTTCAGGATTATGGTTTGTTTCCATGGAAAACTGTCCGACAAAACATTGAACTTGGTTTGAAAATCCGCAAAGAGCCTGTCAATGAGCGTCGCCTGCACGAACTCCTCAACGAATTGGACATTAGTTCAAAGATAGATGACTACCCTCAACGACTCTCAGGTGGTCAAAAACAGCGAGTCGCATTAGCCAGGGCATTCATTTTGAACCCTGCCTTGCTGCTCCTGGATGAACCATTCGCTGCGCTGGATACACTGAATCGGGAGCGCCTCCAGGGACTTTTGGCTCAAGCGTGGCGTAGGAGAGGTTTCAGCATGATCCTGGTAACACACAACATCGAAGAAGCCGCCCGGTTGGGGAAAAGGATCATAGTCATGAGGGATTCCCCTGGCGCTATCAGCAACATCATCGTCAATCCAGGAGCATGCGACAAGGACTATCACGGGTCCGAGCAGTTTTACCACGTGTGTGACAATGTGAGGCGTAAACTGGAGGGCGTGGCTTGA
- a CDS encoding PTS sugar transporter subunit IIC, which translates to MIKEAFCAGTLGALLWLDRYQIGQIMISRPIVVGPIIGGALGDIPLGLAVGVLFEVLWLRRPPIGGFIAPDVTFSCAIASAVAVIVKNQFYFDTAALALLSFMLFMPMSFVGSKLDLLLRMGLGKLAPPTEQAILKRDNLTIALFFAASAILGFTICLTAQVPIIILGTVVLKRIVEVCPESLIAALKFAYFAVPAIGALDMLAGNFERVSFALFLIGFISTLLFYSSL; encoded by the coding sequence ATGATCAAAGAGGCTTTTTGCGCCGGAACACTTGGAGCGCTCCTTTGGCTCGACCGATATCAGATCGGTCAAATTATGATTTCCAGACCAATCGTGGTCGGTCCAATCATAGGAGGCGCGCTGGGCGATATCCCCTTGGGACTAGCTGTCGGGGTTTTATTTGAAGTTCTGTGGCTTCGCCGTCCTCCAATAGGGGGTTTCATAGCGCCTGACGTTACTTTCTCGTGCGCAATAGCTTCAGCCGTAGCAGTTATCGTCAAGAACCAATTCTACTTTGACACGGCGGCCTTGGCGCTTCTCAGTTTCATGCTTTTCATGCCCATGTCTTTTGTGGGGAGCAAACTTGATCTGCTACTGCGGATGGGTTTAGGTAAACTTGCTCCTCCGACTGAACAGGCAATACTCAAACGAGATAATCTAACAATAGCCCTTTTTTTTGCGGCCTCGGCAATTCTTGGCTTCACAATCTGCCTGACTGCTCAAGTGCCTATCATAATCCTGGGAACAGTTGTGCTCAAGCGCATAGTCGAAGTCTGTCCGGAAAGCTTAATTGCAGCGCTGAAATTCGCTTACTTCGCAGTACCTGCAATTGGAGCATTAGACATGCTTGCCGGGAATTTTGAAAGAGTCTCTTTTGCGCTTTTCCTGATTGGATTCATCTCCACACTGCTCTTTTATTCGTCTCTTTGA
- the rimI gene encoding ribosomal protein S18-alanine N-acetyltransferase → MKSESTRNIDWSVVLEVSGMSRTDIKDAVEIERTTIYSPWSEDMFRLEIDRQNDGLTVFRLEGKLVGYYCFWKILDEAHLLNLSVHQEFRGKGLGTFLMDHLQQVCKSMNISIILLEVAETNYSAMKLYRKSGFVRVGRRKRFYRDTGDDAILMEKRLKQIYT, encoded by the coding sequence ATGAAATCTGAATCCACCAGAAATATCGATTGGAGTGTCGTTCTGGAAGTCTCCGGAATGTCCAGAACCGACATCAAGGATGCGGTTGAAATTGAAAGGACCACCATCTACAGCCCTTGGTCTGAGGATATGTTTCGTTTGGAAATTGATAGACAAAACGATGGATTAACGGTTTTCCGACTCGAGGGAAAATTAGTAGGATACTATTGTTTCTGGAAAATCCTTGATGAAGCTCATTTACTTAATTTGAGCGTGCACCAAGAATTTCGTGGAAAAGGCCTCGGGACATTCCTGATGGATCATCTTCAACAGGTGTGCAAAAGCATGAACATATCCATAATATTGCTTGAAGTGGCCGAGACCAACTATTCCGCGATGAAGCTTTACAGAAAATCAGGATTTGTAAGAGTCGGGAGGAGAAAAAGGTTTTACCGGGATACTGGAGATGACGCCATTCTTATGGAGAAGAGACTAAAGCAAATCTATACCTAA
- the rapZ gene encoding RNase adapter RapZ yields the protein MGRRKIVIVTGLSGSGKSTVARTLEDLGYFCVDNLPVDLAPKLIELMDAGGTELEKVALIIDLRQRKFFPRYSSILDSLQLKDTSLEILFLDARDEVLLRRYSETRRQHPLAPDGSVIEGINRERAELKEIRDRADRVINTSDVTVHQLRDEIRKIYAEERTGELQIEVNAFSFGKGIPLESDLVFDVRFLPNPFFVEQLKEKDGRNEEVKAWILGKPLTTAFLEKIYDLLNFLLPLYIKEGKQYLTISVGCTGGRHRSVVIATLLAQKLVELGYRNVHLKFRELGMEMHAGID from the coding sequence TTGGGAAGACGTAAAATAGTCATTGTGACAGGGCTTTCAGGTTCCGGAAAATCTACGGTGGCCCGCACCCTTGAGGATCTCGGATATTTTTGTGTGGATAATTTGCCGGTCGATCTGGCTCCAAAATTGATAGAGCTAATGGACGCGGGAGGAACGGAACTCGAAAAAGTAGCTCTTATCATAGACCTTCGTCAGCGTAAGTTCTTTCCAAGGTATTCCTCTATACTGGATTCCTTGCAACTCAAGGACACATCTCTGGAAATTTTGTTCCTGGACGCCAGAGATGAGGTTCTGCTCCGACGTTACAGCGAGACGAGGCGGCAGCACCCGCTGGCTCCAGACGGGTCCGTAATTGAGGGTATAAACAGGGAACGGGCCGAGTTGAAAGAAATTAGGGATCGGGCCGACAGAGTTATAAATACTTCGGATGTGACTGTCCACCAATTGAGAGATGAGATTAGGAAGATTTACGCTGAAGAGCGCACTGGCGAATTGCAAATAGAAGTAAACGCCTTCAGTTTTGGCAAAGGTATCCCCCTGGAGTCTGATCTTGTCTTCGATGTCCGGTTTCTACCCAACCCCTTTTTTGTCGAGCAACTTAAGGAAAAGGATGGAAGGAACGAAGAAGTCAAGGCTTGGATCTTAGGCAAACCACTAACCACTGCGTTCCTGGAAAAGATTTACGATTTGTTGAATTTTCTTTTACCCCTTTACATAAAAGAGGGAAAACAGTACCTTACCATTTCAGTTGGCTGTACCGGCGGGCGTCACAGATCCGTAGTAATAGCGACGCTTCTTGCCCAAAAGCTTGTAGAGCTTGGGTATCGCAATGTTCACCTCAAGTTCCGCGAGCTTGGGATGGAAATGCATGCCGGTATTGATTGA
- a CDS encoding TlpA disulfide reductase family protein, which translates to MTNSLRRSILIILSLSLIALSAPIALSNAADPLTQANIYMYPKPHKVSDLVFRTATGQTVSLNDYKGKVVLLHFWSITCPACKMEEPQLDNLKRVYNGSGLEILGINLVDPPAAIQKYAATTRAPFSIVYDGGRGFNLRVVDMAGKRTSFLVNPKQEAILEVPGFPTTYIVDCRGSAVGYSVGPARWDDSSAQAMLQKLIVEGRTCVSQTSQGTEGKYSMR; encoded by the coding sequence ATGACTAACTCGCTTCGACGCTCAATCCTAATAATACTGTCATTATCACTAATAGCCTTGTCAGCCCCAATAGCGTTGTCAAACGCCGCCGATCCACTTACCCAGGCAAACATTTATATGTATCCAAAACCCCACAAGGTATCGGATCTGGTGTTTAGGACCGCCACGGGTCAAACCGTGTCCCTCAATGATTACAAGGGTAAAGTGGTTCTGCTGCATTTCTGGTCTATTACATGTCCCGCGTGCAAGATGGAAGAACCTCAATTGGATAATCTGAAAAGAGTTTACAACGGATCCGGCCTTGAAATATTGGGCATAAATCTAGTTGACCCGCCTGCGGCTATTCAGAAATACGCTGCGACCACTCGAGCGCCGTTTTCTATTGTTTATGATGGAGGGCGAGGTTTCAATCTTCGTGTGGTTGATATGGCGGGCAAGAGAACCTCATTTCTCGTAAATCCTAAGCAGGAAGCGATTTTGGAGGTTCCAGGTTTCCCGACGACCTACATTGTTGACTGTAGGGGTTCCGCTGTAGGATACAGTGTCGGACCGGCCAGATGGGACGACTCTTCGGCGCAGGCGATGCTTCAGAAATTGATAGTAGAAGGTCGCACGTGTGTTTCACAGACGAGTCAGGGAACTGAAGGCAAATATTCGATGCGATAA
- the menA gene encoding 1,4-dihydroxy-2-naphthoate octaprenyltransferase codes for MNGGSFKAWVQASRAPFFVATLIPLGLGASVSYSMGEWNFGRWLLVLLASFMVHLATNLSNDYFDFFEGVDDGASIGGSRVIQEGKINPQQIKTAIICLYVISFFCGVWILWLSKVWELAILIIVAFASSLFYTAPPIRYGYYGLGELFVGINMGPIMVVGTNAALAGHFTAKALWVSIPVGIMVAMILYYQSLSDIPEDRAVGKMTLAVRLGKPAAIWGVRAFTFASVMSIVALVKFGILGPIAIASVLTVLQGIKIDKMIRSTEDWKELHDQGSAVRSFYLINGMIVILGSF; via the coding sequence ATGAACGGAGGTTCTTTCAAAGCGTGGGTTCAGGCTAGCCGCGCGCCATTTTTTGTAGCGACCTTAATACCGCTGGGACTAGGGGCTTCAGTTTCCTATAGTATGGGTGAATGGAATTTCGGGAGATGGTTGCTTGTCCTTTTGGCGTCATTCATGGTGCATCTCGCCACAAATCTTTCGAATGATTACTTCGATTTTTTCGAAGGAGTTGATGACGGAGCTTCCATAGGCGGTAGTCGTGTAATCCAGGAAGGAAAGATAAATCCCCAACAAATAAAAACCGCCATAATATGCCTATATGTGATCTCTTTCTTTTGCGGAGTGTGGATCCTGTGGCTTTCCAAGGTCTGGGAACTCGCAATTCTGATCATTGTAGCCTTTGCTTCGAGCTTGTTCTATACGGCTCCACCTATTAGATACGGGTATTACGGTTTGGGTGAACTATTTGTCGGGATAAACATGGGACCCATAATGGTTGTAGGGACAAATGCGGCCCTTGCCGGCCATTTTACCGCAAAGGCGCTCTGGGTATCGATTCCTGTCGGGATCATGGTCGCGATGATTCTATATTATCAATCTCTCTCAGATATTCCCGAAGATAGGGCTGTCGGCAAGATGACATTGGCCGTAAGGCTTGGCAAGCCTGCCGCTATATGGGGGGTTAGGGCCTTCACGTTTGCGTCTGTGATGTCTATTGTCGCGCTTGTAAAGTTCGGCATATTGGGCCCAATAGCAATCGCATCGGTGTTGACGGTCCTGCAGGGCATCAAGATAGACAAGATGATACGTTCAACGGAAGACTGGAAAGAACTTCACGACCAGGGGTCTGCGGTGCGTTCGTTTTATCTCATTAATGGAATGATTGTTATCCTGGGCTCGTTCTGA
- the infC gene encoding translation initiation factor IF-3 gives MKGRPRGSVVAEPKVRVNQKIRSAQVRAISAEGEQLGILDVAEALRRAEEVGLDLVEVAPNVDPPVCKIMDYGKFRFEETKKEHERKKKQATVVLKEVKLRPKTEEHDLDHKVKQIRRFISESCKVKVTIMFRGREITHPELANALMNKLKEMIIEFVEIEQHPKLEGRNMTMVLAPK, from the coding sequence ATGAAAGGAAGACCAAGAGGCTCCGTCGTAGCGGAACCCAAGGTCAGGGTGAACCAAAAGATTCGCTCCGCACAGGTGCGAGCGATATCAGCGGAAGGGGAACAACTGGGCATCCTGGATGTGGCCGAAGCGCTACGCAGGGCGGAAGAAGTCGGGCTTGACCTCGTCGAGGTCGCGCCGAATGTTGACCCCCCAGTGTGTAAGATCATGGACTATGGGAAATTTAGGTTCGAAGAGACCAAGAAAGAACACGAGCGCAAGAAGAAACAGGCGACAGTGGTTCTAAAAGAGGTCAAGCTACGACCTAAGACCGAGGAGCATGATCTCGATCACAAAGTCAAACAGATCAGACGGTTTATATCCGAGTCGTGTAAGGTCAAAGTGACCATAATGTTTCGCGGCAGGGAGATCACGCATCCTGAATTGGCCAACGCGCTCATGAACAAGCTCAAAGAAATGATAATTGAATTTGTTGAAATTGAACAGCATCCGAAATTAGAAGGCCGCAACATGACCATGGTCCTGGCTCCCAAGTGA
- the thrS gene encoding threonine--tRNA ligase, with protein sequence MNLSIEILVQETAKSYPPGITPSEILKDLSLKNSHEIIAAELNRRQIDLYTPITESGRIDFISVNSPKGLEILRHSTAHIMAQAVKELFPEVKVTIGPAIEDGFYYDFDSPRPFTPEDLEKIETRMKEIIKSKLPFKRVVLPREEAIQYFRELGETYKVEIIYSIDAEEVSLYSQGNFTDLCRGPHIPSSGAVKAFKLTKVAGAYWRGDERNPMLQRIYGASFPSKDELKRYLQLIEEAKRRDHRKLGKELDLFSISEEAGPGMIIWHPKGAMLRYLIEDFERKEHLKRGYQMVVGPQILKRELWEKSGHFDHYRENMYFTTVDDVDYGIKPMNCLAHMIIYKSRIRSYRDLPIRYFELGTVHRHEKSGVLHGLLRVRQFTQDDAHILCAPDQLNDEILGIINFVKDVMSIFGFEYTMELSTRPEKSIGSDEDWERATNALEKALQTLDLPYEVNEGDGAFYGPKIDIKLRDALSRSWQCATIQCDFTLPERFGLTYVDSDGSRKRPVMIHRVVLGAIERFLGVLIEHYSGAFPLWLAPVQIIILTITDRTDGYAQEVAEKLREEEIRLELDLRNEKIGFKVREARNLKIPYMIILGDKELENQVISVRKRGQDSTESLTLSNFIDLLKNEIKSRSF encoded by the coding sequence ATGAATCTCTCCATAGAAATCCTCGTACAAGAAACTGCGAAGTCATATCCGCCTGGAATCACCCCCAGTGAGATCCTAAAAGATCTTTCTTTGAAGAACAGTCATGAGATTATCGCAGCGGAGTTAAACCGCAGGCAGATCGATCTTTACACTCCCATAACGGAATCAGGTCGGATTGATTTTATTTCAGTAAATTCTCCCAAGGGTCTTGAAATCCTGAGGCACTCCACCGCGCATATAATGGCGCAGGCTGTCAAGGAGTTGTTCCCGGAAGTTAAGGTGACCATTGGTCCCGCTATCGAAGATGGTTTCTATTATGACTTCGATTCCCCCCGTCCTTTTACGCCTGAAGATTTGGAAAAGATAGAAACCAGGATGAAAGAAATTATCAAGAGCAAGCTTCCATTTAAGCGTGTCGTCCTTCCCAGGGAAGAAGCGATCCAGTATTTCCGCGAGCTTGGCGAAACCTACAAGGTTGAAATCATATACTCGATTGACGCTGAAGAGGTCAGTCTTTATTCTCAGGGGAACTTTACCGATCTATGCAGAGGTCCTCATATTCCCAGTTCAGGCGCCGTAAAGGCCTTCAAGCTTACCAAGGTCGCAGGCGCTTATTGGAGAGGGGATGAACGGAACCCTATGCTCCAGCGAATATATGGCGCCTCATTTCCTTCAAAGGATGAACTGAAAAGGTACCTGCAGCTTATTGAGGAAGCCAAGCGCAGGGACCACAGGAAACTCGGTAAAGAGCTGGACCTGTTTTCCATATCTGAGGAAGCGGGGCCAGGTATGATTATCTGGCATCCCAAGGGCGCGATGTTGAGATATCTCATTGAGGACTTTGAACGAAAAGAGCATCTCAAGCGTGGCTACCAAATGGTCGTAGGACCACAGATCCTTAAAAGGGAGTTGTGGGAGAAGTCAGGACATTTCGACCATTATCGGGAAAACATGTATTTTACGACAGTTGATGACGTCGACTATGGCATCAAACCGATGAACTGTCTTGCTCACATGATCATTTACAAATCTAGAATCAGGTCATATCGGGACCTTCCTATTCGATATTTTGAATTGGGAACAGTTCATCGCCACGAAAAAAGCGGCGTCCTGCATGGTTTGCTCAGAGTCAGGCAGTTTACGCAAGATGACGCCCATATTCTGTGCGCTCCCGACCAGCTAAATGATGAGATTCTCGGGATCATCAACTTTGTCAAAGATGTGATGAGCATATTCGGTTTCGAATACACAATGGAATTGAGCACTCGTCCTGAAAAATCCATTGGTTCCGATGAAGACTGGGAACGCGCCACAAACGCATTGGAAAAGGCCCTGCAGACCTTGGATCTCCCCTACGAAGTCAATGAAGGAGATGGCGCCTTCTATGGTCCAAAGATCGACATCAAGCTGAGGGACGCTTTGTCCAGATCGTGGCAGTGCGCCACCATTCAATGCGATTTTACTTTGCCCGAAAGATTTGGGCTCACTTATGTGGATTCAGACGGATCACGCAAGAGACCGGTAATGATACATAGGGTGGTGCTCGGAGCCATTGAGCGCTTTTTGGGTGTATTGATCGAACATTATTCCGGAGCTTTTCCCCTCTGGTTGGCTCCGGTGCAGATCATCATATTGACCATAACGGATCGGACAGACGGTTATGCTCAAGAGGTCGCCGAGAAACTTAGAGAAGAGGAAATCCGTCTGGAACTTGATCTCAGAAACGAGAAGATCGGTTTTAAAGTCAGGGAAGCCCGTAATCTGAAAATTCCTTACATGATTATTCTTGGTGATAAGGAGTTAGAAAATCAGGTTATTTCCGTGAGAAAACGAGGACAGGATTCAACAGAATCATTAACCCTATCAAACTTCATTGATCTCTTGAAAAATGAAATTAAATCGCGCTCTTTCTGA
- a CDS encoding MetQ/NlpA family ABC transporter substrate-binding protein translates to MGSKFRIVLRSLITFVLIAVSSTNIAAQEKPLIRFGVLPALQALPFFVAESKGLFSKNGLNVDLILFNTAGEKDVALASGSLDGCFADLVTPLVLKANGRDIVVVAKNYDTRYDRRMFGIMVKPGSAINELKGLAGASVAISSNSVIDLVNDKLQMQAGITKDNINTIEFKNIGLRFQALLTGRLDAAVLPEPLVSVAISKGAKLLADDSGLGESQTVLVFSQEFIKKNPELVKVFLKVISDANTLINSNPDSVRDIMVEKVRLPEALKMKYPVPKFPKLAPPDRDCLENIGAWLNQKGVIHTGIKYEQVVNGEFLP, encoded by the coding sequence ATGGGATCCAAGTTTCGGATAGTATTACGTTCCTTGATCACATTTGTTTTGATTGCTGTTTCCTCGACCAACATCGCAGCCCAGGAGAAACCTCTAATAAGGTTTGGAGTCTTACCCGCGCTCCAGGCTCTGCCGTTTTTTGTCGCCGAATCCAAAGGGCTTTTCTCAAAAAACGGCTTGAACGTTGACTTGATACTATTTAATACGGCGGGTGAAAAGGACGTCGCATTAGCCTCAGGAAGCCTGGACGGCTGTTTTGCTGATCTGGTTACTCCCCTTGTTCTAAAGGCCAATGGTCGCGACATCGTTGTGGTCGCCAAGAACTATGACACCAGATACGACCGGAGGATGTTCGGGATAATGGTCAAACCAGGGAGCGCCATCAATGAATTGAAGGGCTTGGCCGGCGCTTCGGTAGCTATCTCTTCAAATTCGGTGATTGACTTGGTCAACGACAAATTGCAGATGCAAGCAGGGATAACAAAAGACAATATTAACACTATCGAATTTAAGAATATTGGCTTACGGTTCCAGGCGCTTCTTACGGGACGTCTCGATGCGGCGGTTTTGCCTGAACCTCTTGTGTCGGTCGCGATATCAAAGGGCGCTAAACTTTTAGCGGATGATTCCGGCCTGGGAGAGAGTCAGACCGTATTGGTTTTTTCACAGGAATTTATCAAGAAGAATCCCGAATTGGTCAAGGTCTTTCTGAAGGTGATCAGTGACGCCAACACACTTATAAACAGTAATCCAGACTCTGTAAGGGATATAATGGTGGAAAAAGTCAGGCTACCTGAAGCCCTCAAAATGAAATACCCTGTCCCAAAGTTTCCCAAGTTGGCCCCGCCGGATCGGGATTGCCTTGAGAATATCGGCGCTTGGCTTAATCAAAAGGGAGTCATTCATACTGGAATAAAATACGAACAGGTAGTGAACGGTGAATTTCTACCCTGA
- a CDS encoding ABC transporter permease yields MSRPRDYLWGVLVLLGLWQLGAWIGGENAMSSPWVTFRTLFYEAGATRFWGHIGASTFRIIAALVISFFVGVPLGLYLGSNSKADRIAKPLIYLTYPVPKIVFLPLALLIFGLGDLSKIMMLSLILFFQLLITTRDAAKNVSRSAKHALRSLGGNRFDLFAHVIWPATLPAVFTALRIATGTVVAVLFFVESLGTRYGMGFYILDAWGRADIPQIYVGIVVLALMGVILYETFDILEKVYCRWSRL; encoded by the coding sequence TTGAGTCGTCCAAGGGATTACCTTTGGGGTGTGCTGGTATTACTTGGCCTTTGGCAGTTGGGAGCCTGGATTGGTGGAGAAAACGCTATGTCATCCCCTTGGGTAACGTTCAGGACCCTGTTTTATGAGGCTGGCGCCACCAGGTTTTGGGGACATATTGGAGCGTCTACGTTCAGGATTATAGCGGCTCTCGTTATATCATTCTTTGTCGGAGTTCCACTGGGGCTGTACCTGGGTTCGAACAGCAAGGCCGACAGGATAGCCAAGCCTTTAATTTATTTAACTTATCCCGTTCCCAAAATTGTGTTCTTGCCTCTCGCTCTGCTTATATTCGGTCTGGGGGACTTGAGCAAGATAATGATGCTTTCTCTAATTCTGTTTTTTCAACTTCTTATTACAACCAGGGACGCGGCAAAAAACGTGAGTCGGTCCGCCAAGCATGCTCTGCGAAGCCTGGGTGGGAATCGCTTTGATCTTTTTGCGCACGTGATATGGCCCGCAACCCTGCCGGCAGTGTTTACCGCATTGAGAATAGCGACCGGAACAGTTGTTGCCGTTCTATTTTTTGTCGAATCACTGGGTACTCGGTATGGGATGGGTTTCTACATTCTTGACGCCTGGGGAAGGGCGGACATTCCCCAAATCTATGTTGGGATAGTTGTCCTGGCATTGATGGGGGTCATCTTGTACGAGACCTTTGATATCCTTGAAAAAGTTTACTGTCGATGGAGCCGACTATGA
- a CDS encoding PTS sugar transporter subunit IIB translates to MSIVLLRVDDRFVHGQILQGWLPSTRAQELFIANDALAQDDVQKMIMECAIPYTVKIVIDTVDKVADLLLDDDSSGMRRMVLVDTPMDALRLIKAGVRFDHLNLGNMSANGKKLALTRSVALGEDSMSALREILEKGIDVTVQSVPFEKPLNFCDLCDFSNLCVSSVDTV, encoded by the coding sequence ATGTCAATAGTCCTTTTAAGAGTCGATGACAGGTTTGTTCACGGTCAGATTTTACAAGGCTGGCTACCGTCGACTCGCGCACAGGAACTTTTCATTGCTAATGACGCCCTCGCCCAGGACGATGTCCAGAAAATGATAATGGAATGCGCTATCCCCTACACTGTGAAAATAGTTATCGACACGGTGGATAAGGTGGCGGACCTGTTGTTGGACGACGATTCCAGCGGAATGAGGCGTATGGTTCTGGTGGATACCCCTATGGACGCGTTAAGGCTTATCAAGGCTGGGGTAAGATTTGATCACCTCAATTTGGGAAACATGTCAGCCAACGGAAAGAAATTAGCGCTTACCAGGTCAGTAGCTTTGGGGGAAGATTCAATGTCGGCCCTGAGAGAGATACTTGAAAAAGGGATTGATGTAACAGTTCAGAGTGTTCCTTTTGAAAAACCTCTGAATTTCTGCGACCTGTGTGATTTCTCTAATCTGTGCGTTTCGTCCGTAGATACTGTTTGA